AACACAGTTAATCAAACTAAATTATACTTGCGTTAATATTAATCTACCTTTAACATTTAAACCCATTGAAAATAGTTTTAAATTACTTAAAGATAAAATTCTAACTTTAAAGGATAAGCATAAAAAACTAATCTTAATTGGTCATAGTACAGGTTGTATTGTAATCAGAAAAGTTTTAGAAAATACATCCATTACAAATATCTATTGCTGTATTCTCATCTCTCCACCTTCTAAGGGATCTTTATTAGCTGATATAGCCTGCAAATATACTCCTTTAGGATATTGTTGTAAAACTCTAAATGGGATTACCACCCTCGGAATAAAAAAACTTAATTTAAAATCAAATTATAATATTCCTATTGGAGTAATTATGGGAAGTAATTCTTCTTTGCTATTAGGAAAACTTTTTTATAAAGA
This DNA window, taken from Cetobacterium ceti, encodes the following:
- a CDS encoding esterase/lipase family protein, with translation MNSKYIILLVHGFAKSKEDMAYLETQLIKLNYTCVNINLPLTFKPIENSFKLLKDKILTLKDKHKKLILIGHSTGCIVIRKVLENTSITNIYCCILISPPSKGSLLADIACKYTPLGYCCKTLNGITTLGIKKLNLKSNYNIPIGVIMGSNSSLLLGKLFYKEPNDGRVSINSALQGCYYKDFLILPLNHKKLHYSKKIIKEINFFIHNHYFKK